A window of the Lactuca sativa cultivar Salinas chromosome 5, Lsat_Salinas_v11, whole genome shotgun sequence genome harbors these coding sequences:
- the LOC111908263 gene encoding protein CANDIDATE G-PROTEIN COUPLED RECEPTOR 2, translated as MGYPPIPSVPAITDLHYHQESSSPSSNSYYNQTNCHGILYTAALSILAALFVLYLGFHLKKNIKKLNHRRSHVMIAYYLLLWFSAILNLTWCCLQAWQCTPEKKISWNLLSLVTESGTLCLEISLVAFLLQENYASGLETLAHTFSISGLIVGADILLKAIFVFGFHVPLFMDGETSNGGKWGMWTFDELLLTCTYGYILFVHYSKWRDKLPPRPAFYNYVVVMFIVNSLALLACALAASGVGFGFWFYSFIGFCYHTLYLPFLYITFLGDFFQEEDLLLDNAYYSEMRDAGFFDADWE; from the exons ATGGGGTATCCCCCGATTCCAAGCGTTCCTGCCATAACCGACTTACACTACCATCAGGAATCATCATCACCTTCGTCCAATTCGTATTACAATCAAACCAATTGCCATGGAATATTGTACACCGCGGCGCTGTCGATCCTGGCCGCATTGTTTGTGCTCTACTTAGGGTTTCATCTCAAAAAGAACATAAAGAAGCTCAATCATCGTCGCTCCCATGTTATGATTGCTTACTATCTTCTTCTTTGGTTCTCTGCTATACTCAATCTCACTTGGTGCTGTCTTCAG GCATGGCAGTGCACTCCAGAGAAGAAGATTTCTTGGAATTTATTGTCATTGGTAACAGAATCTGGAACACTATGTCTAGAGATCAGCTTGGTTGCTTTCTTACTTCAGGAAAATTATGCAAGTGGGTTGGAAACATTAGCTCATACTTTCTCCATATCAGGGCTGATTGTTGGAGCAGATATACTCCTTAAG GCGATATTTGTGTTTGGATTTCATGTGCCACTTTTCATGGATGGTGAAACTAGCAATGGTGGAAAATGGGGGATGTGGACATTCGATGAACTATTGCTAACATGCACCTATGGATATATTCTATTTGTTCATTACTCAAAGTGGAGAGATAAGTTACCTC CAAGACCAGCATTTTATAATTATGTTGTAGTCATGTTCATTGTTAACAGCTTGGCATTGTTGGCTTGTGCACTGGCTGCCAGTGGTGTTGGATTTGGATTTTG GTTTTATAGTTTCATAGGCTTCTGCTACCACACTCTCTACCTTCCCTTTCTGTACATTACTTTCCTAGGAGATTTTTTCCAG GAGGAAGACTTGCTTTTAGATAATGCTTACTACTCTGAGATGCGAGATGCTGGATTTTTCGATGCAGACTGGGAATAA